The Lacipirellula parvula genome window below encodes:
- a CDS encoding PP2C family protein-serine/threonine phosphatase codes for MDCQQLTTPESRVYLNVDMLEPEVFELAGGSVAVLSARKPEKATANEDAAAVVATGEGSAVLIVADGCGGMANGEQAARIAIDCLTNHIATAAAAGESLRTAILDGVEDANRQIIELKNGAGATLAVVQLENGEARPYHIGDAQIVMVGGRGKVKLLTTSHSPVGYAMEAGMLGEQEALDHEERHLVSNYLGSEAMHVEVGSVRTMSTHDGLLVASDGVLDNLKMDEITGFLKNGSAATAASKIAGVAMQRMQASLEGQPHKPDDLTLIVFSQRGKRRAK; via the coding sequence ATGGACTGTCAGCAACTCACCACCCCTGAATCGCGGGTCTACCTGAACGTCGACATGCTCGAACCGGAAGTGTTCGAGCTGGCGGGCGGGTCGGTGGCGGTGTTGTCGGCGCGCAAACCCGAGAAGGCGACCGCTAACGAAGACGCGGCCGCGGTAGTGGCGACGGGCGAAGGCTCGGCCGTGCTGATCGTCGCCGACGGCTGCGGCGGGATGGCCAACGGCGAACAGGCGGCTCGCATTGCAATCGACTGCCTCACGAATCACATCGCCACGGCGGCTGCGGCGGGCGAATCGCTGCGGACCGCGATCCTTGACGGCGTCGAAGATGCGAACCGCCAGATCATCGAACTGAAGAATGGCGCCGGTGCCACGCTCGCCGTCGTGCAGCTCGAAAACGGCGAAGCGCGGCCCTACCACATTGGCGACGCCCAGATCGTGATGGTCGGCGGCCGCGGCAAGGTGAAGCTGCTCACCACCTCCCACTCGCCGGTCGGCTACGCGATGGAAGCGGGGATGCTTGGCGAGCAGGAAGCACTCGACCACGAAGAGCGGCATCTCGTTTCGAACTACCTCGGCTCCGAGGCGATGCACGTTGAAGTCGGCAGCGTGCGGACGATGTCGACGCACGACGGCCTGCTCGTGGCGAGCGACGGCGTCCTCGACAACCTCAAGATGGACGAGATCACCGGCTTTCTGAAGAACGGCTCGGCCGCCACCGCCGCGAGCAAGATCGCCGGCGTGGCGATGCAGCGGATGCAGGCGTCGCTTGAGGGGCAGCCGCACAAGCCGGATGATCTGACGCTAATTGTCTTCAGCCAGCGCGGGAAGCGGCGGGCGAAGTAG
- a CDS encoding nuclear transport factor 2 family protein, which translates to MQRHAILCIFALLAALTSTASAAEPTKQPADPREKEVQVLLNTYFTSWSKADLLSYGKCFMPQSAIHMIEPSGRLVTLPLAPFLKTQQEAHRSNPNKMTETAERTEIRFDADLAHALVYWKLVDGERIEYGYDHFTLMKSEGEWRIANLVFYVVKPPADEASK; encoded by the coding sequence ATGCAGCGCCACGCCATCCTTTGCATCTTCGCGCTGCTCGCCGCGCTCACGTCCACGGCCTCTGCTGCCGAACCAACCAAGCAGCCCGCCGATCCGCGTGAAAAAGAAGTCCAAGTACTCCTCAACACCTACTTCACCAGCTGGTCCAAAGCCGACCTGCTCTCCTACGGCAAATGCTTCATGCCGCAGTCGGCGATCCACATGATCGAACCGAGCGGCCGGCTCGTCACGCTGCCGCTGGCGCCGTTCCTCAAAACGCAGCAAGAAGCCCACCGCTCGAATCCGAACAAGATGACCGAGACGGCCGAGCGAACCGAAATTCGCTTCGACGCCGATCTTGCCCACGCCCTGGTTTACTGGAAACTCGTCGACGGCGAACGCATCGAATACGGCTACGACCACTTCACGCTGATGAAGTCCGAAGGCGAATGGCGGATCGCGAACCTCGTCTTCTACGTCGTGAAGCCGCCCGCCGACGAAGCATCAAAATAG